A region of Geobacillus sp. 46C-IIa DNA encodes the following proteins:
- the ytxC gene encoding putative sporulation protein YtxC produces MIEIHFDEASEAEKLFWLLNERKRDACPLFHAAYDGNKTVAVYIHGEEKHVLEMHIIPAMTAFVQEMVEDRLLLSIISDVFYFRDVEEQQQILALAHSFLDGERRDYRKGAAFAASRAALVRGALASFLRDGLSFSFSSFVTFRLKPYMERLQHYVELAIDEYKLEQEYQNFVQMLRDCLASRTPQWTRLYLVHDPPRFLFYDSDRRELSTAEVKQMIDRHLVFSQPMYIDSSVLAPLVSLAPVEIELYTDHPDDGMVQTMQNVFQERLRLRRRADFFRPFPAGAGKREES; encoded by the coding sequence GTGATCGAAATCCATTTTGACGAGGCAAGCGAGGCGGAGAAACTGTTTTGGCTGCTGAACGAACGGAAACGGGATGCGTGTCCGCTGTTTCACGCCGCCTATGACGGAAACAAAACCGTGGCGGTTTACATACATGGTGAGGAGAAGCACGTGCTTGAGATGCATATCATACCGGCCATGACGGCGTTTGTGCAGGAAATGGTGGAAGATCGGTTGCTTTTATCGATCATCTCCGACGTCTTTTATTTCCGCGATGTGGAAGAACAGCAGCAAATTTTAGCGCTCGCCCATTCGTTTTTGGACGGCGAGCGGCGCGACTACCGGAAAGGGGCGGCGTTTGCCGCTTCGCGCGCGGCTCTTGTGCGCGGCGCGCTCGCTTCCTTTTTGCGCGATGGGCTGTCGTTTTCGTTTTCTTCCTTTGTCACGTTTCGGTTAAAGCCGTATATGGAGCGCCTCCAACATTACGTCGAGCTGGCGATTGACGAATACAAACTGGAACAGGAATACCAAAACTTTGTGCAAATGCTGCGCGACTGTCTTGCCTCCCGGACGCCGCAATGGACGCGCCTCTATTTAGTGCACGATCCGCCGCGCTTTTTGTTTTATGACAGCGACCGAAGGGAATTGTCAACGGCTGAAGTGAAGCAAATGATTGACCGCCACCTTGTCTTCAGCCAGCCGATGTACATCGATTCTTCCGTGCTGGCGCCGCTTGTTTCGCTTGCCCCGGTTGAAATCGAGCTGTACACGGATCACCCGGATGACGGCATGGTGCAGACGATGCAAAACGTGTTCCAAGAGCGGCTTCGCCTCCGGCGGCGCGCCGATTTTTTCCGCCCGTTTCCCGCCGGCGCCGGAAAGCGGGAAGAATCTTGA
- the dnaI gene encoding primosomal protein DnaI — protein MERVNHLLQRLLGNQGFKQRYEQMRRYILTHPDVQPFLRAHEQRLSNDMVDRSLMKLYEFIEQSRHCRQCPGLEQCPNMLPGYRPNLVIVGGRIDTEYDRCPKKVQDDERRQQESLIQSMFVPREILNASLSDLDLSDDGRIKAIKFAEKFVTEYKPGKKMKGLYLHGSFGVGKTYLLGAIANELAKRNIPSLIVYVPELFRELKHSLQDQTMNEKLDYVKKVPILMLDDLGAEAMSSWVRDDVLGPILQYRMFENLPTFFTSNFDMQQLAHHLTYSQRGEEEKVKAARIMERIRYLAYPIELTGPNRREQNG, from the coding sequence ATGGAACGAGTAAACCACTTGTTGCAGCGGCTGCTTGGCAACCAAGGGTTTAAGCAGCGCTATGAACAAATGAGGCGCTATATTTTGACACATCCGGACGTGCAGCCGTTTTTGCGGGCGCACGAGCAGCGGCTGTCAAACGATATGGTTGACCGCAGTTTGATGAAGCTGTATGAATTTATCGAGCAAAGCCGGCACTGCCGCCAATGCCCGGGGCTTGAGCAATGCCCGAACATGCTGCCGGGGTACCGCCCGAACTTGGTGATCGTCGGCGGGCGGATTGACACCGAGTATGACCGCTGTCCAAAAAAAGTGCAGGATGACGAGCGGAGGCAGCAGGAATCGCTGATTCAAAGCATGTTCGTCCCGCGGGAAATTTTAAACGCCTCATTGTCTGACCTTGACCTTAGCGATGACGGGCGGATTAAAGCGATCAAGTTCGCCGAGAAGTTTGTGACAGAATACAAGCCGGGAAAAAAAATGAAAGGGTTATATTTGCACGGATCGTTTGGCGTCGGCAAAACGTATTTGCTTGGAGCGATCGCCAATGAGCTCGCCAAGCGAAACATTCCGTCGCTCATTGTCTATGTGCCGGAGCTGTTTCGTGAGCTGAAACATTCGCTCCAAGATCAGACGATGAACGAAAAGCTCGATTACGTGAAAAAAGTGCCTATTTTGATGCTCGATGATCTCGGCGCTGAGGCGATGTCAAGCTGGGTGCGCGACGATGTGCTCGGCCCGATTTTGCAATACCGGATGTTTGAAAACTTGCCGACCTTTTTTACGTCCAACTTTGATATGCAGCAGCTTGCCCACCATTTAACGTATTCGCAGCGCGGCGAGGAGGAGAAAGTGAAGGCGGCGCGCATCATGGAACGGATTCGTTATTTGGCGTACCCGATTGAACTGACCGGGCCAAACCGCCGCGAGCAAAACGGCTAA